The region AGGACGTGGAGTACTACGGCCGTACTGTCCCGGCGGGTTCGGCGATGCTCATGCTCGTGGGCGCCGCCAACCGTGACCATCGCCGCTTCCCGCCCGACGGCGACGTGTTCGACATCCACCGGGAACTGCGCTCGCACATGACCTTCGGGGCGGGGACCCATTTCTGCATGGGCAACGCGCTGGCCCGCCTGGAGGGCCGGATCGCACTCGAGGAGATCCTCAAGAGGTTCCCGACGTGGGAGGTCGACTGGGCCAACGCGGTACCCTCGCCGACCACCGCGGTCCGCGGCTGGGAAGCCATGCCCACCTTCGTTTCTTGAGCAACCTGAACACCCACGACTACGAAAAGGATTGACAGACATGGCAGGACGCGTTGAAGGCAAGGTCGCTTTCGTCACCGGCGCAGCACGCGGCCAGGGGCGGGCGCACGCCGTGCGCCTGGCGCAGGAGGGCGCCGACATCATCGCCGTCGACATCTGCAAGAAGATCGACACGGTGGACCTGATCGCGGCGTCCACGCCGGAAGATCTCGCGGAGACCGCGGATCTGGTCAAGGGCTACAACCGCCGCATCTACACCGCGGAGGTCGACGTCCGCGACTACGACGCGCTCAAGTCAGCCGTGGACACGGGCGTCGAGCAGCTGGGCCGCCTCGACATCATCGTGGCCAACGCCGGCATCGGCAACGGCGGCCAAACGCTGGACAAGACCAGCGAGACCGACTGGACGGCCATGATCGACATCAACCTCGGTGGCGTGTGGAAGACGGTCAAGGCCGGCGTCCCGCACATCCTCGAAGGCGGCCGCGGCGGTTCCATCATCCTCACCAGCTCCGTGGGCGGCTTGAAGGCCTACCCGCACACCGGTCACTATGTCGCCGCGAAGCACGGCGTCGTCGGGCTGATGCGCACGTTCGCCGTCGAGCTCGGCGCGCAGAACATCCGCGTGAACTCGGTGCACCCGACCAACGTGAACACCCCGCTGTTCATGAACGAGGGAACCATGAAGCTGTTCCGCCCCGACCTCGAGAACCCGGGCCCCGACGA is a window of Mycolicibacterium chubuense NBB4 DNA encoding:
- a CDS encoding mycofactocin-coupled SDR family oxidoreductase; protein product: MAGRVEGKVAFVTGAARGQGRAHAVRLAQEGADIIAVDICKKIDTVDLIAASTPEDLAETADLVKGYNRRIYTAEVDVRDYDALKSAVDTGVEQLGRLDIIVANAGIGNGGQTLDKTSETDWTAMIDINLGGVWKTVKAGVPHILEGGRGGSIILTSSVGGLKAYPHTGHYVAAKHGVVGLMRTFAVELGAQNIRVNSVHPTNVNTPLFMNEGTMKLFRPDLENPGPDDMKVVGQLMHTLPIGWVEPEDIANAVLFLASDEARFITGVTLPVDGGSCLK